CCGCGTACTTGATGTGCCTCATGGACAGAGGCAGGGTGGACCAGCGCCTGTGTTCATCGTCGgtgatcttcttcttcatgttgttGTAGTAGTCGTCGCTGAGCATGCCGGAGACGTCTCCAAGGGAGTCCGACTCCTTGGTTGCCTTGGGCACCCTCCACTCCTTCTGTATGTCGACGAAGTTGGCGGCCTCCAGATTGACGCGCTCTAGCCTGGTTTTGTTGCCGTCGATGGAGAAGCCAGAAAAGGTGTACCTCGGGTCGGCGAGGAAGTTGTCGAAGACGGTGCACCTTTCAGCGGTGCTCAGTTGGAAGAGCAGCACCGGCTGAGTCTTGCCGACGGAGAGTTGGACGAGGGTGGGTTTCTACGTCGCTTCAGGCTCATTGTTGTACTCGAGATCAATCCCGATGATCTTGTGGCGCTGGAGCCTGAGGTGGCGCTCGTACTGCGCGAGGGAGATCGCCATCTTCTTCTTGTCGTTGGTGTGGATGACATGCAACTTGGGCCTCCACGTCCTTGTACTCGTCGGAGAACGCCATCGCCGGTAGTAGGGCTTGGTGTTTTCTATGGAGATCGATGTGATGGAGCAATTTGGTGGCAACGCAATAGATACTTGTGTTGTTGTGGATGAGAAGGCCTTTGGT
The sequence above is a segment of the Aegilops tauschii subsp. strangulata cultivar AL8/78 chromosome 6, Aet v6.0, whole genome shotgun sequence genome. Coding sequences within it:
- the LOC120966960 gene encoding uncharacterized protein, coding for MAFSDEYKDVEAQKPTLVQLSVGKTQPVLLFQLSTAERCTVFDNFLADPRYTFSGFSIDGNKTRLERVNLEAANFVDIQKEWRVPKATKESDSLGDVSGMLSDDYYNNMKKKITDDEHRRWSTLPLSMRHIKYAEKDANVAYEIWNRITLTQDGLRRAKMEKEEPPKKRARSSWGWGDANW